A window of Lepidochelys kempii isolate rLepKem1 chromosome 1, rLepKem1.hap2, whole genome shotgun sequence contains these coding sequences:
- the ANKRD49 gene encoding ankyrin repeat domain-containing protein 49: MNESRKSNEKSADNREDDREELLEFTENFNQLELLETHRHLIPIGTQSLWSGESDEEDEEEEKSEEWYQMQEKKMENNPEKLLLWAAEKNRLSTVHKLLSQKLAPVNVQDEDQYTPLHRAAYSGHLDVVRELIDQGADVHAVTVDGWTPLHSACKWNNTKVASFLLQHGADINAQTNGLLTPLHLAAGNRGSKETLELLLMNRYLKPNLKNNLDETAFDIARRTDIYHYLFEIVENCTNSVPDS, encoded by the exons ATGAATGAAAGCAGAAAATCAAATGAGAAAAGTGCTGACAATAGAGAAGATGACAGAGAGGAGTTACTGGAATTTACTGAGAACTTTAACCAACTTGAATTGTTGGAAACACACAGACATCTAATTCCTATAGGAACTCAGAGTCTTTGGTCAGGAGAGTCtgatgaggaagatgaagaggaggaaaaaagtgAGGAGTGGTACcaaatgcaagaaaaaaaaatggagaacaaTCCAGAAAAACTGCTGCTTTGGGCAGCCGAAAAAAATCGG CTTAGTACAGTGCACAAGCTCCTTTCTCAAAAGCTAGCTCCCGTTAATGTCCAAGACGAAGATCAGTACACTCCCCTCCATCGAGCTGCCTACAGTGGACATTTAGATGTTGTGCGTGAATTGATTGACCAAGGTGCAGATGTCCATGCAGTGACAGTGGATGGCTGGACGCCTCTACATAGTGCATGTAAGTGGAACAATACAAAGGTGGCTTCGTTTTTACTTCAGCATGGTGCAGATATCAACGCTCAGACAAATGGATTGCTGACACCATTGCATCTTGCTGCAGGAAACAGAGGGAGTAAAGAAACACTTGAATTGCTGCTGATGAATCGTTACCTGAAACCAAACCTAAAAAATAACTTGGATGAAACTGCATTTGATATTGCTCGAAGAACTGACATATATCACTACCTGtttgaaattgtagaaaattgcACAAATTCTGTGCCAGATTCTTAA